The following are encoded together in the Coffea arabica cultivar ET-39 chromosome 1c, Coffea Arabica ET-39 HiFi, whole genome shotgun sequence genome:
- the LOC113726572 gene encoding serine carboxypeptidase-like 13 isoform X2, translated as MSPMTLHRRYIEFAEELYPSVWSLKLLCLGPKTRDRPSSMEKLQVLLRHPIFCNLFLLLVYVQACSNLAMAGSIVKFLPGFEGPLPFELETGYIGVGESEDGQLFYAFIKSESNPQSDPLILWLDGGPGCSSFSSLFFGTGPVILEPLSFDGTVPKLVLNPSTWTKVVSIIFLDSPAGTGFSYAKTAQASQSSDFLASDQAYEFIRKWLHDHREYKSNPFYVGGISYGGIPVPILTQLISNGNEDGIEPRIDLKGYILGNPVTKVSGLLNYRVPFAYGMGLISDELYELVRNIDDEQILMPVCPPLSREPNKLFTGGRSIIQMLYKKFEELDVRESTSVKCRMEWVKLVEHWANNKSVQEALHVRRETIGRWLRCNDTLPYTKNAGSVVPYHANLSTKGYRSLIYSGDHDLMVPHIETQAWIRSLHYPIIDYWRQWIHQGQVAGYTRTYTNKMTFATVKGGGHVAYELKPAECRTMLERWISHQPL; from the exons ATGTCTCCCATGACACTCCACCGGAGATATATAGAGTTCGCCGAAGAACTCTATCCAAGTGTCTGGAGTCTAAAGTTGCTCTGCCTAGGGCCCAAAACGAGAGATAGGCCAAGCTCTATGGAGAAGTTGCAGGTGCTCCTAAGGCATCCTATCTTCTGCAACCTGTTCTTGCTGCTAGTTTATGTTCAAGCATGTTCAAACCTTGCTATGGCTGGTTCCATAGTTAAGTTTCTTCCAGGATTTGAAGGACCCCTCCCCTTTGAACTCGAAACCGG GTATATTGGAGTTGGTGAATCAGAGGATGGGCAGCTCTTCTACGCCTTTATCAAGTCAGAGTCAAATCCTCAATCGGATCCTCTTATCCTTTGGTTAGATGGAGGCCCTGGCTGCAGTTCATTTAGTTCACTTTTCTTTGGGACAG GACCAGTAATTTTGGAGCCATTGTCGTTCGATGGCACTGTGCCCAAGTTGGTATTAAATCCCTCTACTTGGACCAAG GTTGTAAGCATCATCTTTCTGGATTCGCCAGCAGGAACTGGTTTTTCTTATGCTAAGACTGCACAAGCTTCTCAATCTTCAGATTTTCTAGCCTCTGATCAAGCTTATGAATTTATCAGGAAG TGGCTACATGATCACCGAGAGTACAAGTCGAATCCATTCTATGTTGGTGGAATCTCGTATGGAGGCATTCCTGTTCCAATATTAACTCAACTTATATCAAATG GAAACGAGGACGGCATTGAACCACGTATTGATCTTAAG GGATACATACTCGGAAATCCAGTAACAAAGGTTTCAGGACTTCTGAACTATAGGGTTCCGTTTGCTTATGGGATGGGGCTGATTTCTGATGAACTCTATGAG TTGGTTCGTAATATTGACGATGAACAGATCTTGATGCCCGTATGTCCTCCTCTTTCACGAGAGCCAAATAAATTATTTACTGGTGGGAGATCCATTATACAAATGTTGTATAAGAAGTTTGAAGAGCTAGACGTTCGGGAATCTACTTCAGTCAAATGTCGA ATGGAATGGGTTAAGCTCGTTGAGCACTGGGCTAACAACAAGAGCGTCCAAGAGGCCCTCCATGTGCGAAGG GAAACTATCGGACGGTGGTTAAGATGCAACGATACCTTGCCATACACAAAAAATGCAGGGAGTGTTGTACCATATCACGCAAACCTTAGCACTAAAGGTTATAGATCCCTTATATACAG TGGTGACCATGATCTGATGGTACCGCACATTGAAACTCAAGCGTGGATAAGATCTCTACATTACCCAATTATTGACTATTGGAGACAGTGGATTCATCAAGGCCAAGTTGCCGG TTACACAAGGACTTACACAAATAAGATGACATTTGCAACAGTGAAG GGAGGAGGCCATGTTGCTTATGAGTTGAAGCCTGCCGAATGCAGAACTATGCTTGAGAGATGGATATCGCATCAGCCTCTCTAA
- the LOC113726572 gene encoding serine carboxypeptidase-like 2 isoform X1 yields MSPMTLHRRYIEFAEELYPSVWSLKLLCLGPKTRDRPSSMEKLQVLLRHPIFCNLFLLLVYVQACSNLAMAGSIVKFLPGFEGPLPFELETGYIGVGESEDGQLFYAFIKSESNPQSDPLILWLDGGPGCSSFSSLFFGTGPVILEPLSFDGTVPKLVLNPSTWTKVVSIIFLDSPAGTGFSYAKTAQASQSSDFLASDQAYEFIRKWLHDHREYKSNPFYVGGISYGGIPVPILTQLISNGNEDGIEPRIDLKGYILGNPVTKVSGLLNYRVPFAYGMGLISDELYESLKVSCKGEYEITDPSNPVCSKNMQGYNELVRNIDDEQILMPVCPPLSREPNKLFTGGRSIIQMLYKKFEELDVRESTSVKCRMEWVKLVEHWANNKSVQEALHVRRETIGRWLRCNDTLPYTKNAGSVVPYHANLSTKGYRSLIYSGDHDLMVPHIETQAWIRSLHYPIIDYWRQWIHQGQVAGYTRTYTNKMTFATVKGGGHVAYELKPAECRTMLERWISHQPL; encoded by the exons ATGTCTCCCATGACACTCCACCGGAGATATATAGAGTTCGCCGAAGAACTCTATCCAAGTGTCTGGAGTCTAAAGTTGCTCTGCCTAGGGCCCAAAACGAGAGATAGGCCAAGCTCTATGGAGAAGTTGCAGGTGCTCCTAAGGCATCCTATCTTCTGCAACCTGTTCTTGCTGCTAGTTTATGTTCAAGCATGTTCAAACCTTGCTATGGCTGGTTCCATAGTTAAGTTTCTTCCAGGATTTGAAGGACCCCTCCCCTTTGAACTCGAAACCGG GTATATTGGAGTTGGTGAATCAGAGGATGGGCAGCTCTTCTACGCCTTTATCAAGTCAGAGTCAAATCCTCAATCGGATCCTCTTATCCTTTGGTTAGATGGAGGCCCTGGCTGCAGTTCATTTAGTTCACTTTTCTTTGGGACAG GACCAGTAATTTTGGAGCCATTGTCGTTCGATGGCACTGTGCCCAAGTTGGTATTAAATCCCTCTACTTGGACCAAG GTTGTAAGCATCATCTTTCTGGATTCGCCAGCAGGAACTGGTTTTTCTTATGCTAAGACTGCACAAGCTTCTCAATCTTCAGATTTTCTAGCCTCTGATCAAGCTTATGAATTTATCAGGAAG TGGCTACATGATCACCGAGAGTACAAGTCGAATCCATTCTATGTTGGTGGAATCTCGTATGGAGGCATTCCTGTTCCAATATTAACTCAACTTATATCAAATG GAAACGAGGACGGCATTGAACCACGTATTGATCTTAAG GGATACATACTCGGAAATCCAGTAACAAAGGTTTCAGGACTTCTGAACTATAGGGTTCCGTTTGCTTATGGGATGGGGCTGATTTCTGATGAACTCTATGAG TCCTTGAAGGTTAGCTGTAAAGGGGAATATGAAATCACAGATCCTAGTAATCCAGTGTGTTCGAAAAATATGCAGGGATACAATGAG TTGGTTCGTAATATTGACGATGAACAGATCTTGATGCCCGTATGTCCTCCTCTTTCACGAGAGCCAAATAAATTATTTACTGGTGGGAGATCCATTATACAAATGTTGTATAAGAAGTTTGAAGAGCTAGACGTTCGGGAATCTACTTCAGTCAAATGTCGA ATGGAATGGGTTAAGCTCGTTGAGCACTGGGCTAACAACAAGAGCGTCCAAGAGGCCCTCCATGTGCGAAGG GAAACTATCGGACGGTGGTTAAGATGCAACGATACCTTGCCATACACAAAAAATGCAGGGAGTGTTGTACCATATCACGCAAACCTTAGCACTAAAGGTTATAGATCCCTTATATACAG TGGTGACCATGATCTGATGGTACCGCACATTGAAACTCAAGCGTGGATAAGATCTCTACATTACCCAATTATTGACTATTGGAGACAGTGGATTCATCAAGGCCAAGTTGCCGG TTACACAAGGACTTACACAAATAAGATGACATTTGCAACAGTGAAG GGAGGAGGCCATGTTGCTTATGAGTTGAAGCCTGCCGAATGCAGAACTATGCTTGAGAGATGGATATCGCATCAGCCTCTCTAA